One window of Candidatus Schekmanbacteria bacterium genomic DNA carries:
- a CDS encoding metallophosphoesterase, translating into MSGRFIYFILFLITMFTVIVTVQWYLGKRVIKFIYNSKKIRKEIKKNLKIFVICLLIYLNIPLLYTFAVNIPSKPFSSFTMAVVVYPYVIWGSSYVFIFVILKFFDLLKFLGTKIKRNSSKKSEVENTFSSGRRQFLQIAGKSAILSPLFISSYGVLFERDNFIVKEEKINLGNIPERLKEMKIVQISDIHSGIFMGKKEISKWVNLIYSQKPDILLITGDFVATSKDSVDSCIEGLRFLRSYMPIYCCLGNHDYWGNEIELTKKLTKEGVKVFRNSSEVIDFKGYNVNLCGVEDMRMSSPDIENALKGLDTQKLTILLSHNPNFFDDAKKYDIDLTLAGHTHGGQININLPGITISPAQLITKYIRGKYRDDRKFLYVTPGVGTIGFPLRINVPPEISVIKFI; encoded by the coding sequence ATGAGCGGAAGATTTATCTACTTTATCCTTTTTCTAATAACAATGTTCACAGTAATTGTTACTGTGCAGTGGTATCTTGGGAAAAGAGTAATCAAATTCATTTACAACAGCAAGAAAATAAGAAAAGAGATCAAAAAAAACCTTAAAATTTTTGTTATCTGCCTTTTGATTTACCTCAACATTCCGCTTCTTTACACCTTTGCGGTCAATATACCTTCAAAACCTTTTTCAAGTTTCACAATGGCTGTTGTTGTTTACCCTTATGTGATATGGGGAAGTTCATATGTTTTTATATTTGTAATCTTAAAATTTTTCGACCTTTTAAAGTTTTTAGGGACAAAAATAAAAAGGAATTCATCAAAGAAAAGTGAGGTTGAAAATACTTTTTCATCAGGAAGAAGGCAATTTCTTCAAATAGCCGGGAAAAGCGCAATTCTATCTCCTCTATTCATCTCCTCATATGGAGTATTATTTGAAAGAGACAATTTCATAGTCAAAGAAGAGAAGATTAATTTGGGAAATATTCCTGAAAGATTGAAAGAAATGAAAATCGTTCAAATAAGCGATATACACTCAGGAATATTTATGGGTAAAAAAGAAATTTCTAAGTGGGTAAATTTGATTTATTCACAGAAGCCTGACATTCTTCTTATAACAGGCGACTTCGTAGCTACCTCAAAAGATTCTGTAGATTCTTGCATAGAGGGCTTAAGGTTTCTGCGCTCTTATATGCCAATATACTGTTGTTTAGGAAATCATGATTACTGGGGAAATGAGATAGAATTGACCAAAAAGCTGACAAAAGAAGGGGTAAAGGTATTTAGAAACAGCAGTGAAGTTATTGATTTTAAAGGATACAATGTAAATCTATGCGGTGTAGAAGATATGAGAATGTCATCACCTGACATAGAAAATGCTCTCAAAGGGTTGGACACACAGAAACTTACTATTCTCTTAAGCCATAATCCTAATTTTTTCGATGATGCAAAGAAATATGATATTGACCTGACATTAGCAGGGCATACCCACGGGGGACAAATAAATATAAATCTGCCCGGCATTACCATAAGCCCGGCGCAACTGATTACTAAATACATTCGCGGCAAGTATAGAGATGATAGAAAATTTCTCTATGTTACACCCGGAGTAGGTACGATTGGATTCCCTCTCAGAATAAATGTTCCGCCTGAAATCTCAGTAATTAAGTTTATTTGA